The following proteins are co-located in the Leishmania panamensis strain MHOM/PA/94/PSC-1 chromosome 26 sequence genome:
- a CDS encoding ras-like small GTPase, putative (TriTrypDB/GeneDB-style sysID: LpmP.26.0270), producing the protein MNSGKSSLFNLLCQDPTMPAKKNIVKDFNGITRDCVEAHAVLNDLHFTIIDTPGLVGGKLVEEAFRTVETADAAIFVTAVDEDVSTEEHDLIQYLAAKKLPACLLINKMDLVPEEDEALVLDVYNHLGLGNGIPFSARKREGLDMLSALLEPLYHIHAMRKVENDWDIEDLAMSGDEAAMEEIRDRNCTEQYIRVAIVGRTNSGKTSLVNRLLGYERNRAADATNTTRDPIEIPCAYKGKKLKLIDTAGLARQRYRTDREFLSCIHNLSLKEIRYAHVVIVVFDATEGHPNKYDMSILHTVAQEGRPFVLCANKWDAVLDQSATAEAIDFKIKRQVQEVKYSSAVVVSAHTGMNLTLLMDQVLELYDTWNKRVRRSELTKFWRKLEKSVILPYHVARVGRITQISTRPPTFLLQLQTKKEENQLPKALQEMMKNAITEEFGFRGVPLRIVQEVRDSNPDYI; encoded by the coding sequence ATGAACAGCGGAAAGTCGTCGCTCTTTAATCTGCTCTGCCAGGACCCCACGATGCCGGCGAAGAAGAACATTGTGAAGGACTTCAACGGCATCACACGCGACTGCGTGGAGGCCCACGCCGTGCTGAACGACCTGCACTTCACCATCATCGACACACCTGGACTCGTTGGTGGCAAGTTGGTCGAGGAGGCATTTCGCACCGTCGAGACGGCCGACGCCGCAATCTTCGTCACGGCCGTGGATGAGGACGTGTCTACGGAGGAGCACGACTTGATCCAGTACCTGGCCGCCAAGAAGCTACCAGCGTGCCTGCTGATCAACAAAATGGACCTCGTGccggaggaggatgaggcgCTCGTGCTGGACGTGTACAACCACCTCGGCCTCGGCAACGGTATTCCATTCTCAGCGCGCAAACGGGAGGGACTCGACATGCTGTCAGCCCTGCTCGAGCCACTCTATCACATCCACGCCATGCGCAAAGTGGAGAACGACTGGGATATCGAAGATCTCGCCATGagcggcgacgaggcggccATGGAGGAGATTCGGGATCGCAACTGCACCGAGCAGTACATTCGCGTGGCCATCGTCGGTCGAACGAATAGCGGCAAGACAAGCCTTGTGAACCGTCTTCTCGGCTACGAGCGGAACCGCGCCGCTGACGCGACAAACACGACCCGCGACCCCATCGAAATCCCCTGCGCCTATAAGGGGAAGAAGCTGAAGCTGATCGACACAGCCGGGCTGGCGCGCCAGCGGTACCGTACTGACCGTGAGTTCCTCAGTTGCATCCACAACCTCTCGCTGAAGGAGATTCGCTACGCGCACGTGGTGATTGTGGTGTTCGACGCCACAGAGGGCCATCCGAACAAGTACGACATGTCCATCCTGCACACGGTCGCGCAAGAGGGCCGCCCGTTTGTGCTGTGCGCAAACAAGTGGGATGCGGTGCTCGACCAAAGCGCAACCGCCGAGGCCATCGACTTCAAGATCAAGCGGCAGGTCCAGGAGGTGAAGTATAGCAGCGCTGTAGTCGTCTCCGCGCACACTGGCATGAATCTGACCTTGCTCATGGACCAGGTGCTGGAGCTGTACGACACGTGGAATAAGCGCGTGCGTCGTTCAGAGTTGACCAAGTTCTGGCGCAAGTTGGAGAAGTCCGTGATCCTACCATACCATGTCGCACGGGTTGGACGCATTACGCAGATCAGCACCCGTCCACCCACCTTTCTCTTGCAGCTGCAAacaaagaaggaggagaaccAGTTGCCCAAGGCACTGCAGGAGATGATGAAGAACGCCATCACCGAGGAATTCGGCTTCCGTGGTGTGCCACTGCGGATCGTGCAGGAGGTGAGGGACTCTAATCCAGACTACATCTGA
- a CDS encoding hypothetical protein (TriTrypDB/GeneDB-style sysID: LpmP.26.0280) translates to MGQRQSFESKLQMCVCNHNVEQMKELIQDPEFVAENMSDTIFVDLVERQWDPSTTMAFAKKANDHQLAILVSTAIIHSSVLPLSTLFHLMRDAPDTIRKEHLDELFMTACDHIDTEAVKALLAAKCFDSGDGRPIVTVVRRELSKRAPDEELVQLVLDSLPGHEDLATYLLETCVPTAKNEATKAMLTAKLKSYLKNT, encoded by the coding sequence ATGGGTCAGCGGCAGTCCTTTGAATCAAAGCTGcagatgtgcgtgtgcaacCATAATGTGGAGCAGATGAAGGAGCTCATCCAGGACCCCGAGTTTGTGGCGGAGAACATGAGCGATACGATATTTGTTGACCTTGTCGAGCGTCAGTGGGACCCGTCAACGACGATGGCATTTGCCAAGAAGGCGAATGACCACCAGCTCGCCATTCTCGTCAGTACGGCGATCATACACTCCAGCGTGCTTCCACTCAGCACGCTGTTCCATCTTATGAGGGACGCCCCTGACACCATCCGGAAGGAGCATCTTGACGAGCTCTTCATGACGGCGTGCGACCACATCGACACCGAGGCGGTGAAGGCGCTGTTGGCGGCCAAGTGCTTTGACTCGGGGGATGGGCGCCCAATTGTGACAGTCGTACGCCGTGAGCTCAGTAAGAGGGCGCCCGATGAAGAGCTTGTTCAGCTCGTTCTCGACTCTCTTCCTGGGCATGAGGACCTGGCGACTTACCTGCTTGAGACGTGTGTGCCCACCGCGAAAAATGAGGCAACCAAGGCAATGCTAACAGCAAAGCTGAAGAGCTACCTGAAGAATACGTAG
- a CDS encoding nucleotide hydrolase, putative (TriTrypDB/GeneDB-style sysID: LpmP.26.0290) — translation MSLKAKLDVYPVENYTQASVDVSNRNGGVSGRKVNAGIGSSALLRPRNAIEKLLTLKKRCEEELCVHSVEGVLLVHLHRHPHVLLMKQINARSRDADGMRTVPPSNMNAEVMYRLPGGRCRRGEAEEGCLLRKLGRHLLNEAKTPAGASEVANTGNSDTVVDVGMAHNASKAGRFFRIGEVLSTWYRPYFTPHMYPYVPAHIAASSVREVRTVYLVHVEPTVYFNMVQEGVELVAAPLFDLYENSSKYGPIISSLPVLLSRVLINYCSTEY, via the coding sequence ATGTCGCTAAAAGCGAAGCTCGACGTCTACCCGGTGGAGAACTACACTCAGGCTTCAGTGGATGTTTCCAACCGCAACGGCGGAGTGTCGGGACGCAAAGTCAACGCTGGCATTGGCAGCTCTGCTCTACTTCGACCCCGAAACGCCATTGAAAAGTTGCTAACCTTGAAGAAGCGGTGTGAGGAAGAGCTGTGTGTGCACTCCGTCGAGGGCGTGCTTctcgtccacctccaccgccacccccacgTTCTCCTCATGAAGCAGATAAACGCGAGGAGTCGCGATGCGGACGGTATGCGTACCGTGCCGCCGTCCAACATGAACGCTGAGGTCATGTATCGCCTGCCGGGcggccgctgtcgccgtggcgaggcagaggaaggcTGTCTACTGCGCAAGTTGGGCCGGCACTTGTTGAACGAAGCGAAGACGCCAGCCGGAGCTTCTGAGGTGGCGAACACCGGTAACTCTGACACGGTCGTGGATGTTGGCATGGCGCATAACGCGTCCAAGGCGGGTCGCTTCTTCCGTATCGGGGAGGTGTTGTCGACGTGGTATCGGCCGTACTTCACACCGCACATGTACCCATACGTTCCAGCACATATCGCGGCGAGCAGTGTACGGGAAGTGCGCACGGTTTACCTCGTACACGTTGAGCCAACGGTATACTTTAACATGGTGCAGGAGGGCGTGGAGCTGGTGGCAGCACCGCTCTTCGATCTGTACGAGAACTCCAGCAAGTACGGTCCGATCATTTCGAGTCTGCCGGTGCTCCTCTCGCGCGTGCTCATCAACTACTGCAGCACTGAGTACTGA
- a CDS encoding aminopeptidase-like protein (TriTrypDB/GeneDB-style sysID: LpmP.26.0300), producing MTTARCVLPRNVRPTHYHIAISPDLEHATFSAEVTIDVRIAEPTNSFTLNAVGLTFSDVSVRATVGGGAPVTVQSIMESTEDQRISVQVDCAVADAAQLRFCYTAAITDNLFAFYRSHYTYEGVTSYVGATQMCPAEARRVFPCWDEPAIKATFALDITVPAKLQVWSNDAPLEVVQLPDGLARWVFRPAIAMSTYLVAWVIGELDTAEVTAPRSAAAVAGQGGALASPSSIVIRAITPRGKIEQAQFALTVAAQVLPLYETYFQSPYIFSKLDLIALPNFAFGAMENWGCITFREQTLLASAEASATQKERVAMVVAHELAHQWFGNLVTMAWWSDLWLNESFATYMAMWAVSKIFPEWVVDTQFVYNEGSGAFQLDAMRSSHPIELPVVDVQEVDSIFDAISYSKGAMVLRMAAKFVGEAGFQRGLVNYLSRYAYAAATSVQLWDALSGPAAPNLKGVLHNWTREQGYPYVQAVHDAEASTLTLTQRRFLVLNDATPAEDAALWKVPMYYTYGTGDGEVNTVPIVLADRTVTVPIDGAVWVKVNSDQIAFCRVQYTEAMLRGLVGPLSTKLINGTDRYSLLADYAAFARGGYCDTVQAMELLSHYHSEEDYTVWCEVAHFEKNLRSILGGCLPEVRAAFNDFCDRLYAPAMQRLGLQPRHDDGHRTQQSRLLIFSRLLACSNAETVAVAQELYDNRATSSISLDMLGCVYSVHIHTHGAAAMAEVQELIAKATYAEERAQYLGALAAVAEPSTDVPRLMDYLLSDAVNSQDMLTVLLGLAEGAQTQRVFVEQLIHKWPLLSQKAPSVLLARMLKLLEHCSDEAMVTPLRRFFDCMPGEMQSRTRMAFEQGVEGLRCNAAWVARDGAKIARYLLRK from the coding sequence ATGACTACCGCGCGCTGTGTGCTGCCGAGGAATGTCCGACCGACGCACTACCACATAGCCATCTCTCCAGATCTGGAGCATGCCACCTTCTCGGCTGAAGTCACCATCGACGTGCGCATCGCGGAGCCCACCAACTCCTTCACGCTGAATGCGGTGGGGCTGACGTTTTCGGACGTCTCGGTGcgcgccaccgtcggcggtggtgctccaGTGACTGTGCAGAGCATCATGGAGTCGACGGAGGACCAACGTATATCTGTGCAGGTCGATTGTGCAGTCGCCGATGCTGCCCAGCTGCGATTCTGCTACACGGCGGCCATCACTGACAACCTCTTCGCCTTCTACCGCAGCCACTACACGTACGAGGGCGTAACGTCATACGTGGGGGCGACACAGATGTGCCCCGCTGAAGCCCGCCGCGTCTTTCCGTGTTGGGACGAGCCTGCCATTAAGGCAACGTTTGCCCTCGACATTACCGTTCCTGCGAAGCTGCAGGTGTGGAGCAACGACGCGCCGCTCGAAGTAGTGCAGCTGCCAGACGGCTTGGCGCGCTGGGTTTTCCGCCCTGCCATAGCGATGTCCACCTACCTTGTTGCCTGGGTGATTGGGGAGCTGGAcacggcggaggtgacggcgccgcggagcgctgccgcagtggctGGGCAGGGCGGCGCACTGGCATCGCCCTCCTCCATTGTCATCCGTGCCATTACCCCGCGCGGGAAGATCGAGCAGGCACAGTTCGCACTGACGGTGGCCGCGCAAGTGCTGCCGCTCTACGAGACCTACTTCCAGTCCCCGTACATCTTTTCCAAACTTGACCTCATCGCGTTGCCCAACTTTGCCTTTGGGGCCATGGAGAACTGGGGCTGCATCACGTTTCGTgagcagacgctgctggcctcggcggaggcgagcgccacgcagaaggagcgggttgcgatggtggtggcgcatgAGTTGGCCCATCAGTGGTTTGGCAACTTGGTGACCATGGCCTGGTGGTCGGACCTGTGGCTGAACGAGTCTTTTGCCACCTACATGGCCATGTGGGCAGTGAGCAAGATCTTTCCCGAATGGGTGGTGGACACGCAGTTTGTGTACAACGAGGGCAGCGGGGCATTCCAGCTGGACGCAATGCGCTCCTCGCACCCGATTGAACTGCCGGTGGTGGATGTGCAAGAGGTGGACAGCATCTTTGATGCCATCAGCTATTCTAAGGGAGCCATGGTGCTGCGCATGGCGGCCAAGTTCGTCGGCGAGGCAGGATTCCAGCGCGGGTTGGTCAACTATCTCTCCCGCTACGCTTACGCGGCGGCTACGTCTGTGCAGCTATGGGACGCCCTCTCTggcccagcagcaccgaatTTGAAAGGGGTTCTTCACAACTGGACGAGGGAGCAGGGGTACCCGTATGTGCAGGCCGTGCACGACGCAGAAGCCAGTACACTGACGCtgacgcagcggcgcttcCTCGTCCTGAACGACGCGACACCAGCCGAGGACGCGGCGCTGTGGAAGGTTCCCATGTACTACACATATGGGACCGGAGATGGTGAGGTCAATACGGTACCCATCGTACTCGCCGATCGTACCGTCACTGTCCCGATCGACGGCGCAGTCTGGGTGAAGGTGAACAGCGACCAGATCGCCTTCTGCCGTGTGCAGTACACGGAAGCGATGCTGCGCGGACTCGTGGGCCCGCTCTCCACGAAGCTTATCAATGGCACGGACCGCTACTCCCTCCTCGCAGACTACGCGGCCTTCGCGCGCGGAGGCTACTGTGACACGGTGCAAGCCATGGAACTTCTCTCGCACTAccacagcgaggaggactaCACAGTGTGGTGCGAGGTGGCCCACTTCGAGAAGAATCTGCGTAGCATCCTCGGTGGCTGTCTGCCGGAGGTGCGCGCCGCGTTCAACGACTTCTGCGATCGTCTCTACGCTccggcgatgcagcggctcGGGTTGCAACCGCGCCATGACGACGGTCACCGCACTCAGCAATCGCGCCTGCTGATCTTCTCTCGGCTCCTCGCGTGCAGCAACGCCGAGACAgttgcggtggcgcaggagctcTACGACAATCGCGCCACATCCTCGATTTCGCTCGATATGCTCGGCTGCGTGTACTCTGtgcacatccacacccatggtgcagcggcgatggccgAGGTGCAGGAGCTCATCGCCAAAGCTACCTACGCGGAGGAACGGGCGCAGTACCTTGGCGCActcgcagcggtggcggagcCGTCCACTGATGTGCCAAGGCTGATGGACTATCTTTTGTCGGACGCGGTGAACAGTCAGGACAtgctgacggtgctgctAGGCTTGGCGGAGGGCGCACAGACGCAGCGCGTCTTTGTTGAGCAACTCATCCACAAGTGGCCGCTTCTGTCGCAGAAGGCGCCGTccgtgctgctggcgaggaTGCTGAAGCTGCTTGAGCATTGTAGTGACGAGGCAATGGTGACTCCGCTGCGTCGCTTCTTTGACTGCATGCCTGGTGAAATGCAGTCTCGTACTCGTATGGCCTTCGAACAGGGCGTGGAGGGCTTGCGGTGCAATGCGGCGTGGGTCGCTCGTGATGGCGCCAAGATTGCCCGCTATTTACTGCGCAAGTGA
- a CDS encoding 6-phosphofructo-2-kinase/fructose-2,6-biphosphatase-1-like protein (TriTrypDB/GeneDB-style sysID: LpmP.26.0310): MSEASPTTGVAFASPALTSQPYSGIEASRKRRQKPISFQRMAMIQEEIARINQHLEALEASENKTAGPDSVGQHNLIPEDVVDPVVLHMLTVELCELAASGDAVGARILLTGGADPNSRDYDGSTLLHIACTNGRLGVVMVLLEFGADPSLLDRDGNTPLEVAEENGFGDVVQALSRCFNFGANAAPDSFTGQPSSLELSPASMHAPDFSAVPQPMLGSLIVIMVGLPGRGKTYVAEQIRRYFQWNGLACRIFSHQACRRRVERTMTEGVDRDASVLSPTGVAEVEFRIAKELAHDLTTYICKTSGVAILDGTQTTHARRQYLLRAIRDTRQINMTRVVFVEVVNNNKETIHRNILHAKEMFPNAPEDFVDRYYKVMAQHEAVYKTLNPVTDCDMSYIRIEDTQTYSLNMISGWMPSRLAFMLHNLSHSPMNLYLTRAGEYVDLLSDRIGGNSRLTERGRAYSRVLFEYFHKEIPSTTSLTVMTSCAKRCTQTVHYFAEESIKHHSTPTTASEQVVGSPSLRCRVLYFPTLDDINHGDCEGQLLSDVMRTMPNTLQSMKADPYYTAWPNGECIHQVFNSRLEPHIHDIQASTTPVLVTSHLHLLQGLYSYFVTDGDNIVAPQNAFKIDIPLEHVVKIRMVGVNRVAELIDLSEAVVAIQRSETELST, translated from the coding sequence ATGTCTGAGGCATCTCCAACGACGGGGGTGGCGTTCGCAAGTCCGGCGTTGACCTCGCAGCCCTACAGTGGCATCGAGGCCTCGAGGAAGCGGCGCCAGAAGCCCATTTCCTTTCAGCGCATGGCCATGATCCAAGAGGAGATTGCACGCATCAACCAGCACCTTGAGGCGCTAGAAGCAAGCGAGAACAAGACTGCCGGTCCTGACTCAGTTGGGCAGCATAACCTCATCCCCGAAGATGTCGTCGATCCCGTCGTGTTGCACATGCTCACCGTGGAACTATGTGAACTGGCGGCCTCTGGCGACGCCGTCGGTGCCCGAATTCTATTGACCGGCGGCGCAGACCCCAACAGTCGTGACTACGACGGGAGTACACTGCTGCACATTGCCTGCACGAATGGTCGCCTAGGAGTGGTCATGGTGCTCCTTGAATTCGGCGCCGATCCCTCGCTGCTGGACCGCGACGGCAACACTCCTCTTGAAGTAGCAGAGGAGAACGGCTTCGGTGACGTCGTGCAGGCACTGTCACGCTGCTTCAACTTCGGGGCCAACGCGGCGCCTGATTCCTTTACCGGGCAGCCATCGTCCCTCGAGCTGTCGCCTGCATCGATGCACGCGCCGGACTTCTCCGCCGTCCCACAGCCCATGCTCGGATCCCTCATTGTCATAATGGTGGGGCTTCCAGGGCGCGGCAAGACTTATGTTGCGGAGCAAATTCGGCGGTACTTCCAGTGGAACGGGCTAGCGTGCAGGATCTTCTCGCACCAAGCATGCCGCCGTCGTGTCGAGCGGACTATGACGGAGGGGGTGGACAGAGACGCCAGCGTCTTGTCTCCGACCGGCGTGGCGGAAGTGGAGTTTCGAATTGCCAAGGAGCTGGCGCACGACCTCACCACGTACATCTGCAAGACCAGCGGTGTTGCCATCCTTGACGGCACACAGACAACACATGCACGGCGCCAGTACCTCCTGCGTGCGATTCGCGATACGCGCCAGATCAACATGACGCGCGTCGTCTttgtggaggtggtgaaCAACAACAAGGAGACGATCCACCGCAATATCCTGCACGCCAAGGAAATGTTCCCGAACGCACCGGAGGACTTTGTGGATCGCTACTACAAGGTGATGGCGCAGCACGAGGCGGTGTACAAGACCCTCAATCCAGTTACAGACTGTGATATGTCCTACATTCGCATTGAGGACACCCAGACGTACTCGTTGAATATGATCTCTGGCTGGATGCCCAGCCGACTAGCCTTTATGCTTCACAACCTCAGTCACTCCCCCATGAACTTGTACCTCACTCGCGCCGGCGAGTACGTGGACTTACTGAGCGATCGCATCGGTGGCAACTCGCGCCTCACCGAGCGAGGCCGCGCCTACAGCCGTGTCCTCTTTGAATACTTCCATAAGGAAATTCCGTCCACAACGTCCTTGACCGTCATGACGAGCTGCGCGAAGCGGTGCACGCAGACAGTGCACTACTTTGCCGAGGAGTCCATCAAGCATCATTCCACGCCGACCACTGCCTCCGAGCAAGTGGTAGGCAGCCCAtctctgcgctgccgcgtcTTGTATTTTCCTACACTGGACGACATCAATCACGGCGATTGCGAAGGACAGCTGCTGTCTGACGTTATGCGAACAATGCCGAACACCCTGCAGTCCATGAAGGCGGACCCATACTACACTGCATGGCCGAATGGCGAGTGTATTCACCAAGTCTTTAACTCGCGCCTGGAGCCTCACATCCACGACATCCAGGCCAGCACCACGCCAGTGCTGGTCACCTCTCACCTCCATCTCTTGCAGGGTCTCTACTCGTACTTCGTGACGGACGGCGATAACATCGTCGCACCGCAGAACGCGTTCAAAATCGACATCCCGCTTGAGCACGTCGTCAAAATCCGTATGGTCGGTGTGAACCGCGTCGCCGAGCTCATTGACCTCTCTGAGGCCGTCGTGGCTATACAGCGGAGCGAGACGGAACTGTCCACCTGA
- a CDS encoding C-1-tetrahydrofolate synthase, cytoplasmic, putative (TriTrypDB/GeneDB-style sysID: LpmP.26.0320): MIRSAQVIDGKAIAAAIFSEIKDEVAALRELHGGKVPGLASIIVGQRKDSQKYVQLKHKAAVEVGMASFNVELPEDTSQEVLESNVEKLNSDPSCHGIIVQLPLPKHLDEHQALEKINPCKDADALLPINIGLLHCKDRAPPFTPCTAKGVIVLLRRCGIEMAGKRAVVLGRSNIVGAPVAALLMKENATVTILHSGTSEEDMIDYLRTADIVVAAMGRPGYVKGEWIKEGAAVVDVGTTPVTDPSKKAGYRLVGDVCFEAAAARAAWISPVPGGVGPMTIAMLLQNTLEGFKAAVSVS, translated from the coding sequence ATGATACGGTCTGCTCAGGTCATTGACGGCAAAGCGATTGCGGCCGCCATCTTCAGTGAGATTAAGGATGAGGTAGCGGCCTTGAGAGAGCTTCACGGCGGCAAGGTGCCAGGCCTCGCCTCCATTATCGTAGGGCAGCGCAAGGACTCTCAAAAGTATGTGCAGCTGAAGCACAAAGCCGCCGTGGAGGTTGGGATGGCCAGCTTCAATGTTGAACTGCCAGAGGACACttcgcaggaggtgctggagtCCAACGTTGAGAAGCTGAACAGTGACCCGAGCTGCCACGGCATCATTGTCCAGCTGCCTCTACCGAAGCACCTGGATGAACATCAAGCGTTAGAGAAGATCAACCCATGCAAGGAcgccgatgcgctgctgcccattAACATTGGCCTGCTCCACTGCAAGGACAGGGCGCCGCCCTTCACTCCATGCACGGCGAAGGGCGTCATTGTGCTCTTGAGGCGTTGTGGTATCGAGATGGCCGGCAAGCGCGCGGTTGTGCTGGGCCGCAGCAACATCGTTGGCGCCCCTGTTGCCGCGCTCCTCATGAAGGAAAATGCCACTGTCACCATTCTGCACTCCGGTACGTCAGAGGAGGACATGATTGACTACCTGCGGACCGCCGACATCGTCGTCGCGGCAATGGGTCGGCCCGGGTATGTCAAGGGGGAGTGGATTAAGGAGGGGGCCGCCGTCGTGGATGTTGGCACGACGCCCGTGACAGACCCATCGAAAAAGGCGGGCTATCGTCTTGTCGGTGACGTCTGCTtcgaggcggctgccgcgcgcgctgcgtGGATCTCCCCGGTGCCCGGTGGCGTGGGCCCCATGACGATAGCCATGCTCCTCCAAAACACCCTCGAGGGCTTCAAGGCTGCGGTGAGCGTATCGTAA